One genomic region from Phragmites australis chromosome 1, lpPhrAust1.1, whole genome shotgun sequence encodes:
- the LOC133916250 gene encoding cytochrome P450 CYP72A616-like isoform X1 translates to MDDVVAAAAAWPSPWSLLQGFLALLVVWVAYWVAEGYWLLPRRLSRALRAQGLGGTSYCFPAGDLKENARLNAEARSRPMTPCHDVVPRVVPHLHNTVKEHGNICITWFGPMPRVVIGEAELVRDILSNKFGHFEKFINKRLGKLLALGLASYDGEKWAKHRRILNPAFHLEKLKRMLPAFSTCCTELIDRWETKFAGSEGSYEVDIWLEFQNLTGDVISRTAFGSSFMEGRRIFQLQAEQAERIIKAFQYMYIPGFLFFPTPNNRRMKEINRRIEGILRGMIEKRERAIENGEASGNDLLGLLLQSNMDSGKGSLKMSTEDVIEECKLFYFAGMETTSVLLTWTLVVLGMHPEWQDRAREEVLSVFGRDKPSFDGLSRLKTMTMILYEVLRLYPPAVTLNRRTFKDIQIGGITYPAGVILELPIILVHHNPDVWGKDAHEFKPERFAEGISKATKDQPAFFPFGGGPRICIGQNFALLEAKMALSMILQHFEFQLSPSYTHAPYTVITLHPQHGAQIILKRL, encoded by the exons ATGGACGACGTCgtagcagcagctgcagcttgGCCGTCGCCGTGGAGCCTGCTCCAGGGGTTCCTCGCCCTGCTCGTCGTGTGGGTGGCCTACTGGGTCGCGGAGGGATACTGGCTGCTGCCGCGGAGGCTCAGCCGGGCACTCCGGGCGCAGGGGCTCGGCGGCACGTCGTACTGTTTCCCGGCGGGCGACCTCAAGGAGAACGCCCGGCTCAACGCCGAGGCGCGGTCCAGGCCCATGACGCCGTGCCATGACGTTGTTCCCCGCGTGGTGCCGCATCTCCATAACACTGTCAAGGAGCACG GCAACATTTGCATCACTTGGTTCGGCCCAATGCCCAGGGTGGTCATCGGAGAGGCAGAGTTAGTGAGAGACATCCTGTCAAACAAGTTCGGCCACTTCGAGAAGTTCATAAACAAACGTCTGGGAAAATTGCTGGCCCTTGGGCTTGCGAGCTATGACGGCGAGAAATGGGCAAAGCACAGGAGGATCCTCAACCCTGCATTCCATCTCGAAAAGCTCAAG CGTATGCTGCCGGCGTTCTCCACGTGCTGCACCGAGCTGATAGATCGCTGGGAGACTAAATTTGCTGGTTCCGAGGGATCATATGAAGTGGACATCTGGCTGGAGTTTCAGAACCTCACCGGAGACGTGATCTCCCGCACGGCGTTCGGCAGCAGCTTCATGGAAGGGCGGAGGATCTTCCAGCTTCAGGCAGAGCAAGCAGAGCGAATTATCAAGGCCTTCCAGTATATGTACATCCCAGGCTTCCT GTTCTTCCCGACACCAAACAACCGGAGGATGAAGGAGATCAACCGAAGGATCGAAGGGATCCTAAGAGGCATGATCGAGAAGAGGGAGCGCGCAATCGAGAACGGTGAAGCCAGCGGCAACGACTTGCTCGGCCTGCTGCTGCAATCGAACATGGACAGCGGGAAAGGCAGCCTGAAGATGAGCACCGAGGACGTGATCGAGGAGTGCAAGCTCTTCTACTTCGCGGGGATGGAAACCACATCTGTGCTACTCACCTGGACGCTCGTCGTGCTAGGCATGCACCCCGAGTGGCAGGACCGCGCGAGGGAGGAGGTCCTCAGCGTGTTCGGCAGGGACAAACCCAGTTTCGACGGCCTGAGTCGGCTCAAAACG ATGACGATGATACTATACGAGGTGCTCAGGCTGTACCCGCCGGCAGTCACGCTAAACCGAAGAACGTTCAAGGACATTCAGATCGGAGGCATCACATACCCTGCAGGAGTGATCCTTGAGCTGCCCATAATCTTGGTTCACCACAACCCTGACGTGTGGGGGAAGGACGCTCATGAGTTCAAGCCGGAGAGGTTCGCGGAGGGGATCTCTAAGGCGACCAAGGACCAGCCGGCGTTCTTCCCCTTCGGCGGGGGGCCGAGGATCTGCATTGGGCAGAACTTTGCTCTGCTGGAAGCTAAGATGGCCCTGAGCATGATCCTTCAGCACTTTGAGTTCCAGCTATCGCCCTCGTACACGCACGCGCCGTACACTGTCATCACGCTGCATCCTCAGCATGGAGCGCAAATTATACTCAAGAGACTCTGA
- the LOC133916250 gene encoding cytochrome P450 CYP72A616-like isoform X2 has translation MPRVVIGEAELVRDILSNKFGHFEKFINKRLGKLLALGLASYDGEKWAKHRRILNPAFHLEKLKRMLPAFSTCCTELIDRWETKFAGSEGSYEVDIWLEFQNLTGDVISRTAFGSSFMEGRRIFQLQAEQAERIIKAFQYMYIPGFLFFPTPNNRRMKEINRRIEGILRGMIEKRERAIENGEASGNDLLGLLLQSNMDSGKGSLKMSTEDVIEECKLFYFAGMETTSVLLTWTLVVLGMHPEWQDRAREEVLSVFGRDKPSFDGLSRLKTMTMILYEVLRLYPPAVTLNRRTFKDIQIGGITYPAGVILELPIILVHHNPDVWGKDAHEFKPERFAEGISKATKDQPAFFPFGGGPRICIGQNFALLEAKMALSMILQHFEFQLSPSYTHAPYTVITLHPQHGAQIILKRL, from the exons ATGCCCAGGGTGGTCATCGGAGAGGCAGAGTTAGTGAGAGACATCCTGTCAAACAAGTTCGGCCACTTCGAGAAGTTCATAAACAAACGTCTGGGAAAATTGCTGGCCCTTGGGCTTGCGAGCTATGACGGCGAGAAATGGGCAAAGCACAGGAGGATCCTCAACCCTGCATTCCATCTCGAAAAGCTCAAG CGTATGCTGCCGGCGTTCTCCACGTGCTGCACCGAGCTGATAGATCGCTGGGAGACTAAATTTGCTGGTTCCGAGGGATCATATGAAGTGGACATCTGGCTGGAGTTTCAGAACCTCACCGGAGACGTGATCTCCCGCACGGCGTTCGGCAGCAGCTTCATGGAAGGGCGGAGGATCTTCCAGCTTCAGGCAGAGCAAGCAGAGCGAATTATCAAGGCCTTCCAGTATATGTACATCCCAGGCTTCCT GTTCTTCCCGACACCAAACAACCGGAGGATGAAGGAGATCAACCGAAGGATCGAAGGGATCCTAAGAGGCATGATCGAGAAGAGGGAGCGCGCAATCGAGAACGGTGAAGCCAGCGGCAACGACTTGCTCGGCCTGCTGCTGCAATCGAACATGGACAGCGGGAAAGGCAGCCTGAAGATGAGCACCGAGGACGTGATCGAGGAGTGCAAGCTCTTCTACTTCGCGGGGATGGAAACCACATCTGTGCTACTCACCTGGACGCTCGTCGTGCTAGGCATGCACCCCGAGTGGCAGGACCGCGCGAGGGAGGAGGTCCTCAGCGTGTTCGGCAGGGACAAACCCAGTTTCGACGGCCTGAGTCGGCTCAAAACG ATGACGATGATACTATACGAGGTGCTCAGGCTGTACCCGCCGGCAGTCACGCTAAACCGAAGAACGTTCAAGGACATTCAGATCGGAGGCATCACATACCCTGCAGGAGTGATCCTTGAGCTGCCCATAATCTTGGTTCACCACAACCCTGACGTGTGGGGGAAGGACGCTCATGAGTTCAAGCCGGAGAGGTTCGCGGAGGGGATCTCTAAGGCGACCAAGGACCAGCCGGCGTTCTTCCCCTTCGGCGGGGGGCCGAGGATCTGCATTGGGCAGAACTTTGCTCTGCTGGAAGCTAAGATGGCCCTGAGCATGATCCTTCAGCACTTTGAGTTCCAGCTATCGCCCTCGTACACGCACGCGCCGTACACTGTCATCACGCTGCATCCTCAGCATGGAGCGCAAATTATACTCAAGAGACTCTGA